The Triplophysa dalaica isolate WHDGS20190420 chromosome 18, ASM1584641v1, whole genome shotgun sequence genome includes the window TAAAGGTGTCGTTCGGGTTGTTTGGTATCTCTTTAAGAGGATGCCGACAACACTAATTTTAACGTATAGATGTGCACCGATTACTTACAAAGGGTCAAGtggtttgaaatgaataaaGTAGACAGAAGATGTTTTAGCTTCCTCTCTCAGCTTTGATAAGTGGTGctttactgtatatgtttgtttttcagtgagTGCGGGTCTGGATTACCATGATGCAGTGCCTGCAGAGAAGACTCGTGTTGAAAGCGTCGAGCTGGTCCTCCCGCCTCATGCCAATCACCAGGTCAGCACCTTCGGTGGGCAAATCATGGCCTGGATGGAGAACGTGGCAACTATTTCTGCCAGGTGAACTATCGATACAgtcaaatacaataataaaatccATGTGTGTAATTTCTTTATAACCTTTTAAACCCAATGTACATCTGTTCTCTGTTGGTCAGTCAAACCGATAGTCCCGCCCCTGACTCACATTATTGACAAATAAGTGAAAAAACTATGTCAGCCTGGTTGGGAtgcttaaaggagtagttcactttcaaaataaatgttcatgataattaaGTCACCCCCATATTATCCaagatgtttatatttttttctttagtcgaaaagaaattaaggtttttgatgaaaagtGGACCTAGTGGACTTTTGATGAAAAGTACCGAGACACAGACTCGGTACTTCTTGACTTTTCAGCGTAATTacgtattttgtgaagtcatgaacgtgcatcgcagaacagagcaattcgagcatttgtgtttataaagcatatacaattttctttttttatgacCGATCATTTCACTAGATAAGAaccttattcatcgtctggtatcgtttaaagccctttgaagctgcactgaaactgtaactTTGACCATcatccattgaagtccactttatggagaaaaatcctggaatgttttcatcaaaaaccttcatttcttttcgactatAGAAACAAATACAGAAACCTCTTgtatgacatgggggtgagtaaataatcttaaaaattgattttgaaagtgaaccactcctttaaacactttttttagaAATCTACAAATGTCTTCACTTAAATAGTCTTTCCTTTATTAAGCTTGCAtaggaaaacattaaaatattctgTAGACATTTAGCTATAATTAGTTTTAGTTTgaattatttcattgttttgtttagttttatgtATTTCTCAATATTCTGACAAAATTCCCAAGTGTATATTTATTCTGTTGTATTCTAAACAGAGGTTTAAAGGactagttcccccaaaaatgataattctgccATAATTTACTCCCgttcttgtcttttcaaacctgtatgactttctttattccgcagaacacaaaataagatattttaaagaatgtcggtaaccaaacatcgGCGGCACCAATTTACTTCTATTGTTCCTGACACAAGTCAATAGGGtccgctgttgtttggttaccaacattcatccaaatattttctgttgtgttctgtggaagatagaaagtcatacaggtctgaaacgacaagagggagagtaaatgatttcagaattttcattttttagtgaaccatccctttaattcTAACTATGAGGAAATCATTCCTGTTGTGTTGCATTTTTTTCGATGTACATTACAACtaaaaaatcatgttaaatTGTTGCTTTCTCTTCTAGTCGTTTATGTAATGCACACCCAACTCTCCGGATGATAGACATGTTCCACTTCCGTGGCCCCTCCCACATTGGAGACAGACTTGTGTTAAAATCCATTGTAAATAATGCCTTCAAGGATAGGTAACTCATTGTCAAAAATATAGTTAGCCACTGGGATAAGTTATACCATACACTATAGCATAAATAAGAAATGCCATGTATcagtaaaatcatttttaaatttggaaaCAAAACGAAGCTTCATTTGTCCTTGAAGAAGCTTGACATGCTAAGTGTTGCATGTGCGATTCCAGTATGGAGGTTGGAGTGTGCGCAGAGGCCTATCAGGGTGGAGAGCCGCTGCGGCACATCAACACTGCCTTTATGACTTTTGAGGTCCTGGACAATGACAGGAAGCCACGCACGTTGCCAAGGATACGACCTGAGCCTGTGGTGAGTGGTTTAACATTCTTGAAATCCCTTGCATGGTGGAAGAGTTTGACTTGTCAGTAGAAATTGTTGGACTGGTTTCtggaaatcaaatgaaatgtatCTCTTCATGGAAAATCTGTGACTGACAAGTAGTTTTGTCGTGGATTAGGATGGTAAGAGGCGTTTCCAGGAGGCTATAGCCAGAAAAAAAATACGGCTTGACAGGTAGGACAATGAGGTTATGTCATAgagcgcttttccaccatcgTGCTGAACCGTTTGAAACGGTTACAGTTATGGTTCAACGTGAGCCTTGTTCGAAACGGCAtgattacaaactgttctcgtTGGGAATTTTCGGCAACGGTGTCTAACTGTGCTGTGTAATAGCTCAGGCTCTTGTGTTACCAagtggaaaacaaaacagataatgacgtgtttgtgtttacattctaaaaATTTCCGTTATCAGCCCTGCGGTGGAAaatcaaaccatttaagtaccggCTGGCATGGATCGGAACGGAGTGGAACGATTAAGCAACAAGAATGATTCGGCGCGAAGGTGGAAAAGCGCTCTAGTCTTATACTGAGaacattataaaacatcataaacctaTTCATAACCTCTGGCTACATGCCATGTACAAAGCTTAGTTGAACTATTGGTTCCAACCAGCGTAGGTCACAAGATGACATGCTTGTGCTCTCCTCTTACAGGAAGTACATAATATCCTGTAAGCAAAGTGAAGTTCCTCTCTCAGTTCCGTGGGATAAGAGTAACCAGGTATATTAGCCTGTTTTTCCGaggtttataaatgtgaaaatccATTCACAACATTGTGTTGTCTTGATCACAGATGTACCTCAGTTACAACAATGTTTCGGCACTGAAGATGTTGGATGCCCGGACCAACTGGGTCTTAACCTCCGAGAAAAACAAGGTCAATGAGCgttatttattgtattgaatAGAATTAGGGTGTTCTTCTGAGGTTACTTGGTTGAATTGCCTTAGGGAAAAAGTGTAAATGCTGTTAAAGCAGGAATTCATGAGATCAAACTTTATGCACAGGTGAGTTTATACACACTGGAGGAGAACCAAACGTTGTGCTTTAAGGTGGAGACACATGTGGCCGTTGCAGCAGAGCAGGTGTTTCTGTTGCTGTCTGATCTGAGGCGCAGAAAGGAATGGGACTACCACTACCAGTATGTACAATGCATCGTAATGGAATCTGcaagtaaaacaaacaatgcaaaGGAGAGCAacatgagaattttttttttttaatagaaatgttATGTGAATACGATATGAATAATGTAATTCCTTTTTTATTATAGATAGTCCCGCCCAAATAAACAGAGCAgtaatttaaaggtccagtgtatcaaatttagtggcatctagtggtgaggttgtaaattgcaaccaactgctcactccatccctccctttcgaagcactactgCAACTGACTTCGATGTATTCATGTTTCTACTTCTTTGCTAAAGGAAATTACATATTTTCAAAACGCACTCTAGCGCAGTTTGTCCGTTACGTGCTATTGTAGAAAAAACATGACGAAGTCCATGTAAGGGGATCTGCggcgtatgtagatagaaatagctcattggtaataaaaacataacgcttaaTTAGATAAGGTCTTTACACACGtctgaaaacatagttatgtatattatctATAGACCctcaaaaaaataacaaacagctCCTTTAACATCATTTATATAGTGTGAACTCTAGTTAAAgcataatatattttatctctcttgtaaataaaatattatacagGGAGTGTGAAATGATAACTGAAGCACACGAAGACGACACCATTTACCGTGTTGTCACCCCGTCTGTGTCTAAAGGAGGCAAGTTGCAGGACTTCATCCTCCTGGCCTCCAGGAGGCGCCCTTGTGATTCTGGGTATGCTTCAGTTGCAtcaaaaaatctgttttgttttctaactatccaaatgactaaatagcacaaattataaatatatctttttCAGAGAGCCTTATTTGATTGCACTACGTTCTGTTACCCTGCCTGCATATCCTCCCTATGAAGACAACAACAGAGGAGAAGTTCTCTGCGCTGGCTTCAGTATCTGGAAAGTGGATTGCTCTTACACTAAGGTAATAAATAAGCCATACCGAATGATCCAATGACTCAAAGTTCAAGAATCAACACGGGTTTAAAAGCAACAGTctatttaactgaaataatgtGCATGTACTTCGCCAAATCCATCATTTATAATGGTTTATTTCTGATgtttaaaaatgcttaaaacGGTAACCCGGTCTTGCTGTGTaggttttaaaatattaacggTTAAGTGCATCTGGCAAAACCTGCTGGTGTATGCATTTCTCATAGATTTCTTACTACAATCAAGCCACTCCAGGCGTGCTGCCCTATATCTCCACTGACATCGCTGGGCTTTCCTCCAGCTTCTACTGCACCTTCTCCTCATGTaacacttttctggaaaaaaataaaggcaGCTTGGCTTAAGTTTCCACCTCTGTGCTGTGAGAGAACTTGAGGGGTGAAGTGGACATTCTCTGCTCTTCTAATACGATACAGTTTCTCATAGAATTGTTAGGGTCAAGATTTTGCTATGAGAGACTCTCCAGCAGTGAAGATCCTTGTTATTCTTCTGGGATGAAGCCTTTCCAGTTTGAGTTCAGTACAAAAGATTATGTAATCGCAGGTACACAAAAAACTTTGAATGTTATAAATTTGGAAAGGTCAGTCTGGGTCATTAATACATCGCAAATCACGTTAGAGAACATGAGATGTTATAATATTAGAAATACAGCCACGGGGAAAATTAAGGAACCATTTCAAAAGTTTATTAGAATTTGCAATTTATAGATATGTATTGAGGAAAATTATCATCtcgtttcattctgtgaacaactaacaatatttcttacaaattttaaataaaaatattgtttctattttaatttaattacagaaaattaaTACTGGAGAaatagtaatatttgtacatgtatttaggaaaattcaaaaaaaaaattacgtGATAGCCGgaatttttattacagtttatgtgtcttgtcatactgtcagtctttcacattgctgttgggtgacttaaTGTCACTCCCgagctttgattttgttgaaattcagctgtatgtttaattatttttaaagaatgtcacTTTTAGAGTAGAAGCTAGAACTCAGGGTTGTGTGCAATGATGTAAAAGCATCTTGAGCCAGAAGATTAAGCTAGTATATTGCCACTGGTTTCATTCTTGATGAATTGTCACAATAAATCTAATGAACCTCAAATAGGTGGTAAGATCGATGTGTTACTTCCTGTGTCACTCACAAACCAATCTGCATAGAGTTTTGTTGCCTTTTTTTGGATAGGTGTTCAATTATACTTTCTACCTCTGTAAATCATGCGGATTTAGAACACTTACCTTTTCATTACAATCTGGAAGGAGATGTTCctgtttttgattgtttttaatcatattttaatgaaatattattaattataacatCATGTAGCAATATTTGTTCACTGTACCTGTTAATTTCTAAGAACTTTAAATTATCCTGTAATAATATTTCTTCAGtgtttatttaagaaatgtttatctttatttgaaaaatgtattcctattaaatgttatttgctCTGATTGATATCTTAGTAATAGTTACTCCAACTTGTCTACGGCCATCAAGTCTTTTCATAATAACAGGCACCATAAGCTCATTTAGATGTGTccacaaatgtcattttcaatTGTGTTTACAGTTTCATGTAAAATTTCCATCTTGACTGTGTACTTCTGTGACTTGGCTTGTTAAATGCTCAACATGACCCTTTCATCCTTCTATTGGTAGTTTCCTTGGCTCCATGTGTTGTATCTAAAAACAACCCTGGCTAGGGAGTTGTGCTGTCTGCTGAAGCTGCAAACCATCTCCTGATCTTGTATTCTATGCCTCTTCTCCTCCAAGAACTGGGTGTGTTTATGACGTGCCTTCTGGACGTCCTGGTCACTCCTGGCTCGCTGTAAAGTAAAAGCTTTCACCATGTCTCCCCGGTCCTGGTCCTTGCGAAGGCGTGCTTCTGTCGTCCGAGCTGCCATAAGCTCATTTCGGTGACCCTTGGCAACCTCACGGTCAATCTGCCGCTCGGTCACCTTCTCGGCAAGGTGTCTCTGCATCTCAGCCTTCTCATGTGCTCGACGGCCCTTTTCAATGAGTTCAAATGGGGTAAAGCTGATGGTGTCATGGCAGCGATTAATCAGATACTTAGCTGAATGAATGGCAGGTGAGTGAGGCTGTGGTATAGTGGGCAGTCCAGGCCTCTGGGTGTGGAGGTGGTTGATGGTGTCACGGATGTCTTGTACCACAGCTTTACGGTGTTGTATTGTGTCACTCTGTGGTATTGTCTGGTGGACCTTCATTCCAACAACATGAAATGTTCTTTCCTCAACTTCAACATCAGCATGCCCACTGGCAGCTAGATAAACAAAGccaaaataaaccaaatcaGTCTTTAATGCCTTATCATTAGGTAATGTGGCATTTCCTTTACCTTGGTCACATAAGTTAAGATAGACTTGAGATTTCAAACTTTGTTGAGGGGTGCTGTATGGTGAAGTCTTGTCAAGCTGGCTGTTATATGTATAAGCAATTGTAGCCTTACATGAAACCTGAGTAAAAATAATGCTTTAATAGGGAATTTGACATGaatatataatgtttaatttaagaaatgtgatATTACCTCTGGGTCGCCAGCTTGCATCAGTCTGTTTAAGTTTACATGCAGCGTTTTGAACAGCACATCTGTCTTCAGCAGTTCCTTTGACTGAGAAACACAATGcatcaaaaacaatgcaaagcCCCAGTGCAGTAGCCCGTAAACTGTCTCCCGTTCCGCATACGGGACACCTacgtttgcgtcaatattgtgcatgtaatttctaatcgaatcatgacaaactatatatcattggaaaggtctaacaCTCTGAAATACAGATGTCTTTGGTGtttctaaaaataatttatgtagggagagtaattgattattttttataaagagtgtgcttagattttttgctttccttttgcgacccgtattttcttaatatattttttaatcaaagaaaaaaaaaaacattttttatttatttttacaataaacctaacaacatacctttaaattttttgtgttttttttttttaaacaataatcagctacttttcttttttcaaacaagaccaaccgttagtctgtattccaaagaattcatgagttaccgccatttcagttccaacatgtgttttcatgtgtaggctcacaaagggctccgacagttaacaggtttTAAAGATAAACAGTACACATAAAAAGTCTGAAATGTACTAACATTAgtagtgttaataaatactgattattgttttttaatgaaaagtttacTCAAAACAGTGATAAAATGAGTGAGATGACAGacttggggtgaactgtccctttaaggataaaaaataaaatgtttcattataatAAGATTACAGGTCTACCCAGAAAccattaacaattatttatttatttatttatggtgTATTAAAATCACTATATACAGCCGCAGAACAAATTAACTCTGATTATTTCAGAGACCgttttttctgattttataatttactaTTCTTGAGTATGTGTTTaggtcaaattaaaaaaaaaattcattctgtgaactactaactactaattgtttgtaaaataaaacaaaaaatattgaataaagaaaatgaaaactctagaaacatgtcaaaataaaataaagatctcaaatattgcatataataaatattcagacatatattattcatataaagttcatattcacttttaagcaaaacaacagttatatttatacatgtatatagatttataaaTCATGTGATAACCAGAATTTTTATcatagttttcatgtgtctcgTCACGCTGTCAGTCTTTGACATTGACGTTGGATGATTttgtgtcactcctgaggtggagactggaatggacacaattcatctagaaatgctcatttgaaataaaattttgAATGATCTcttttttccgcggctgtatgTAGCTAAATGccaaacacaaatacataccAGCTGACTGGGGTTCCTGGTGATCACTTCCAAGACTTTCAAAGATTGTTGTGATACCTGCTTCGTTTCTGCACTTATATTTCGGGTGGAAATGATTGATTTCTCAGCCCCTTCCTTCTTTGTACTACAAAGACTGACAATGAAAAACCTTTAACACttcataatgaaacaaaaaagtaaacagtaaaaaataaacatacccAAGACTTTTTCTAATTAAATGGCCCCGAATCCAGCGCTGTATGATAAGTGTAGGGCAATAAAAAGCCTGAATCCTGTTGATCTCAGCGAATACCCTATACACGGCTTTGATCTGTGTCTCAAATGAGTCCTGGTTAGggaaaaaacatgaaactttAGTATGGACATAAACACATACGGACTGAGGTAAAATAATGAGCACCAACCTGCTTTGATGAATACAGATTGACATGAAAGTGTGGTTTCATTGCTTTAAATTGAAAGGGAAGAGACCAGTTCTGGATGATTTCCTCATCTGAGATAACATAGTTGTCCAGGGCCTTCAGTGACAATATGTTGTTGACCACGCAGTGCCTGTAGTTCTTCTTTAAGCTGAGTGGACTATCAAAGAGAGTTAATGCGGTCAGGTTTAAACAGCCAGACAGGCCATTAATATTATTCCAGCTTGCCATGTTGTTGTCATGGAGATAAAGGAGTTGTAATTCTTTGAGTTGACTCCAACATGAAGCGTCAGGGAGCTGGACAATCTAAGAAGAAAGATTGAATCTGttcacattaaataaaacaaatacaatatttgGGAATCAAATACAATTGAACGAATAAGTTAAATACCTGATTTCCTTTCAGATCTAACTTAACCAAGCATGCGCACTCCATTACAGCTTCAATCCTGGTCAGGAAGTTGTCAGCCAAGA containing:
- the acot11b gene encoding acyl-coenzyme A thioesterase 11b isoform X2, with amino-acid sequence MANETTDPMPLEELCILENVEVYRNQTEVKMSQIVLPCHANHCGQLSAGQLLKWMDSTACLSAERHAGCSCITASVDDIYFETTIGVGQVVNITAKVNRAFTSSMEVGILVSCEDLFSDRKWKVCHAFATFVARRTEAGKLKQVIPRTQGEQMEHSIAAERRRMRLIHAEIITDLLSSCSAQTVSAGLDYHDAVPAEKTRVESVELVLPPHANHQVSTFGGQIMAWMENVATISASRLCNAHPTLRMIDMFHFRGPSHIGDRLVLKSIVNNAFKDSMEVGVCAEAYQGGEPLRHINTAFMTFEVLDNDRKPRTLPRIRPEPVDGKRRFQEAIARKKIRLDRKYIISCKQSEVPLSVPWDKSNQMYLSYNNVSALKMLDARTNWVLTSEKNKVSLYTLEENQTLCFKVETHVAVAAEQVFLLLSDLRRRKEWDYHYQECEMITEAHEDDTIYRVVTPSVSKGGKLQDFILLASRRRPCDSGEPYLIALRSVTLPAYPPYEDNNRGEVLCAGFSIWKVDCSYTKISYYNQATPGVLPYISTDIAGLSSSFYCTFSSCNTFLEKNKGSLA
- the acot11b gene encoding acyl-coenzyme A thioesterase 11b isoform X1; translated protein: MANETTDPMPLEELCILENVEVYRNQTEVKMSQIVLPCHANHCGQLSAGQLLKWMDSTACLSAERHAGCSCITASVDDIYFETTIGVGQVVNITAKVNRAFTSSMEVGILVSCEDLFSDRKWKVCHAFATFVARRTEAGKVQLKQVIPRTQGEQMEHSIAAERRRMRLIHAEIITDLLSSCSAQTVSAGLDYHDAVPAEKTRVESVELVLPPHANHQVSTFGGQIMAWMENVATISASRLCNAHPTLRMIDMFHFRGPSHIGDRLVLKSIVNNAFKDSMEVGVCAEAYQGGEPLRHINTAFMTFEVLDNDRKPRTLPRIRPEPVDGKRRFQEAIARKKIRLDRKYIISCKQSEVPLSVPWDKSNQMYLSYNNVSALKMLDARTNWVLTSEKNKVSLYTLEENQTLCFKVETHVAVAAEQVFLLLSDLRRRKEWDYHYQECEMITEAHEDDTIYRVVTPSVSKGGKLQDFILLASRRRPCDSGEPYLIALRSVTLPAYPPYEDNNRGEVLCAGFSIWKVDCSYTKISYYNQATPGVLPYISTDIAGLSSSFYCTFSSCNTFLEKNKGSLA
- the acot11b gene encoding acyl-coenzyme A thioesterase 11b isoform X3 — protein: MEVGILVSCEDLFSDRKWKVCHAFATFVARRTEAGKVQLKQVIPRTQGEQMEHSIAAERRRMRLIHAEIITDLLSSCSAQTVSAGLDYHDAVPAEKTRVESVELVLPPHANHQVSTFGGQIMAWMENVATISASRLCNAHPTLRMIDMFHFRGPSHIGDRLVLKSIVNNAFKDSMEVGVCAEAYQGGEPLRHINTAFMTFEVLDNDRKPRTLPRIRPEPVDGKRRFQEAIARKKIRLDRKYIISCKQSEVPLSVPWDKSNQMYLSYNNVSALKMLDARTNWVLTSEKNKVSLYTLEENQTLCFKVETHVAVAAEQVFLLLSDLRRRKEWDYHYQECEMITEAHEDDTIYRVVTPSVSKGGKLQDFILLASRRRPCDSGEPYLIALRSVTLPAYPPYEDNNRGEVLCAGFSIWKVDCSYTKISYYNQATPGVLPYISTDIAGLSSSFYCTFSSCNTFLEKNKGSLA
- the lrriq3 gene encoding leucine-rich repeat and IQ domain-containing protein 3 isoform X2, translating into MDSLEAYWTYLVSCSQSLIQDHGYWTLEGQKGRSLQDIVMVKLSRLLLKNLDQIGSCRSLRICILADNFLTRIEAVMECACLVKLDLKGNQIVQLPDASCWSQLKELQLLYLHDNNMASWNNINGLSGCLNLTALTLFDSPLSLKKNYRHCVVNNILSLKALDNYVISDEEIIQNWSLPFQFKAMKPHFHVNLYSSKQDSFETQIKAVYRVFAEINRIQAFYCPTLIIQRWIRGHLIRKSLGTKKEGAEKSIISTRNISAETKQVSQQSLKVLEVITRNPSQLSKELLKTDVLFKTLHVNLNRLMQAGDPEVSCKATIAYTYNSQLDKTSPYSTPQQSLKSQVYLNLCDQGKGNATLPNDKALKTDLVYFGFVYLAASGHADVEVEERTFHVVGMKVHQTIPQSDTIQHRKAVVQDIRDTINHLHTQRPGLPTIPQPHSPAIHSAKYLINRCHDTISFTPFELIEKGRRAHEKAEMQRHLAEKVTERQIDREVAKGHRNELMAARTTEARLRKDQDRGDMVKAFTLQRARSDQDVQKARHKHTQFLEEKRHRIQDQEMVCSFSRQHNSLARVVFRYNTWSQGNYQ
- the lrriq3 gene encoding leucine-rich repeat and IQ domain-containing protein 3 isoform X1, whose product is MDSLEAYWTYLVSCSQSLIQDHGYWTLEGQKGRSLQDIVMVKLSRLLLKNLDQIGSCRSLRICILADNFLTRIEAVMECACLVKLDLKGNQIVQLPDASCWSQLKELQLLYLHDNNMASWNNINGLSGCLNLTALTLFDSPLSLKKNYRHCVVNNILSLKALDNYVISDEEIIQNWSLPFQFKAMKPHFHVNLYSSKQDSFETQIKAVYRVFAEINRIQAFYCPTLIIQRWIRGHLIRKSLGLCSTKKEGAEKSIISTRNISAETKQVSQQSLKVLEVITRNPSQLSKELLKTDVLFKTLHVNLNRLMQAGDPEVSCKATIAYTYNSQLDKTSPYSTPQQSLKSQVYLNLCDQGKGNATLPNDKALKTDLVYFGFVYLAASGHADVEVEERTFHVVGMKVHQTIPQSDTIQHRKAVVQDIRDTINHLHTQRPGLPTIPQPHSPAIHSAKYLINRCHDTISFTPFELIEKGRRAHEKAEMQRHLAEKVTERQIDREVAKGHRNELMAARTTEARLRKDQDRGDMVKAFTLQRARSDQDVQKARHKHTQFLEEKRHRIQDQEMVCSFSRQHNSLARVVFRYNTWSQGNYQ
- the lrriq3 gene encoding leucine-rich repeat and IQ domain-containing protein 3 isoform X3, with product MDSLEAYWTYLVSCSQSLIQDHGYWTLEGQKGRSLQDIVMVKLSRLLLKNLDQIGSCRSLRICILADNFLTRIEAVMECACLVKLDLKGNQIVQLPDASCWSQLKELQLLYLHDNNMASWNNINGLSGCLNLTALTLFDSPLSLKKNYRHCVVNNILSLKALDNYVISDEEIIQNWSLPFQFKAMKPHFHVNLYSSKQDSFETQIKAVYRVFAEINRIQAFYCPTLIIQRWIRGHLIRKSLGLCSTKKEGAEKSIISTRNISAETKQVSQQSLKVLEVITRNPSQLSKELLKTDVLFKTLHVNLNRLMQAGDPEVSCKATIAYTYNSQLDKTSPYSTPQQSLKSQVYLNLCDQAASGHADVEVEERTFHVVGMKVHQTIPQSDTIQHRKAVVQDIRDTINHLHTQRPGLPTIPQPHSPAIHSAKYLINRCHDTISFTPFELIEKGRRAHEKAEMQRHLAEKVTERQIDREVAKGHRNELMAARTTEARLRKDQDRGDMVKAFTLQRARSDQDVQKARHKHTQFLEEKRHRIQDQEMVCSFSRQHNSLARVVFRYNTWSQGNYQ